GGGGGATAAAACGCAGCTCGCCACGCTCGCTTTTTCGGCCGGCACGCCGTCGAAGATGTCGGTGTTCCTCGGCAGCGCCGGGGCGCTCGTCGTCACCTCCGCGCTGGCGGTCGTTTTGGGCGACCTCCTCTCGCGCTATCTGCCGGTGAAGGCGATGCACATCGCCGCGGGCGGCGGTTTTCTGGTCATCGGCGCGCTGATGCTGGCGAAGGAACTCTGGAAGTAGGGCGGGAACGGCGGGCCGGTTACCGCGCGCCCTGAAGCAGGCGGTTAACGCGCGGCGCCAGGTCGTTCGCCGCCACCGGCTTGTTGACGAAATCGTCCGCGCCGATGTGGAGGCAGTACGAGCGGATGTCCATGCCGTTCGGCGTGGGCCACGATTCGTCGGAGGTCATGGCGATGATCGGCACACGGCGCGCCAAACCGCCGTTCCTCACCTGTTGTATGAATTTCAGCCCGTCCATCACCGGCATGTTGATGTCGGTGATTATAAGGTGGGGGACGACGTTGCGGATGATCTCCAGCGCCTCCGCGCCGTTACCCGCTTCCAGTATGCCGGGGAAAATGCCGGCGCAATGTTCCTTGATGGCGGCCCGGACGACTTCCTGGTCGTCCACCACCAGCACCGTCACGTTGAACGAAGGGGGGAAGGCGAGGAAAAACGTGCTTCCCTTGCCGGGTTCGGATTCAACGGTGATTGTTCCACCGTGGGCTTCCATGAGCTCCTTTGTGTGGGGCAGGCCGATCCCCGTTCCCTTTTCGCCCGCCGTGCCGAGGCTGCGCATTTTCATTTCCGCCGCGAATAGCGACGGCATTTTTTCCGGCGCGATGCCGGGGCCGTTGTCTTTCACCGCGATGGTGGATGGCATGTCCGATGGATTAAAGAAGGTTATCGTGTCGCCCTTATCGCAGAATTTGACGGCGTTCGACAGCACGTTCTTCACGCACTCGCCGAAAAGATCGGGATCGGCATACACCTTCATCGTATCGGGAAGATCGTTAACGATGGCGATTTCCTTTTGCGCGGCCATAGTCTTGTAAAGTCCGATCTGCGCGTTGGCGAAACCGCGGCAATTGATAAACCGCTTTTGGGGGATTATCCGGCCCGCTTGCAAGCGGGAGAGGTCGAGCAGCCGTTCGGTCAAGTTGAGCAGTTCGCGGCTGTGAGTTGCCATCTTGCCGACGAAAGACCGGTCGCCCGGAGAGAGGGCGTCGCCGTTATGCAGGGTCTCCAGCCCTAGCGTGAGGCTTGACAGCGGCGATTTCAGGTCGTGCGTCACCAGCGATACGAATTTGTCTTTAAGGCGCGTGGCATTTTCCGCCTCTTCCCGCGCTTTGCGGTGCTCTTCGGTTTTCAATGCCACTTGCGTTTCAAGTTCCCCTTTGCTTTTTACAAGAATATCTATTGTTCGAGCTTCCGCCGCTTCTTTTTCCTCGCGGAGTATCTTTATCCGGTCGGCAAGCGCAAGGGAAAGCAAAATGACATCGGCCAATGTGCCGATCTGCATTGAATAAGCGGTAATAAACGAATAGGGGAGAACGCCGAAATCTTTTAAGAAATAGAGCAGAACTCCGGTGAGATACATTGTCCAGGCCGCAACATAAAAACGGGCTTGACGGTTTCCCGCCTTCAGGCTGCGGATACCTGCATAAAGGAGCAATGGGGGGAATATCAGTGTGGAAAGGTAGCCTATGGTGACGGCAAAGGTAAAGCTCTTTCCCTCGAACAAAGATAGAATTCCATCAAACGCACAGAAAAGTACAATAGCCATCAGGATTTTATCTAGCGAGGGGGTAAACACCTTTGTATCCAGAAAGGAACGGCTAAAAGATACCGCCAGCCCAAAAGAAAAGATGCCAAAAAGCATTGAGCTATGGTTTCCCAAAAAGGGTGACGAGGGCCATAAATACTGAAATGCCAAACCGTTTAGTCCGAAGTAAGTAAGACCGGCAAGTAGAATATATGTGACGTATATTAAATAGACGGTGTCACGCACCGAGAAATAGATAAAAAGGTTATACAGGCACATCACCAGCAGGGCGCCGAAGTAGAGGCCAAGCAAGAGGGTCTCTATGTTGTTTTTAGCCAGAAAATGATTTGTCCCCCACGCGGTGAGCGAACAGTTTGCGACTATCCTCAATTTCCCCCAGACTTTTATATATATCTCGCTGGTTCCCGGTATGGTGGACATCGAGAAAGCGTTTTTGCGATAGGCGATGTCCCGTCTGTTGAAAGGGATTCGGTTTCCCCCTTCGTGAAATCGTATTTGGCCGGTATGGCTTATTTCATATACTTCGATGTGACTGAGAGGGGGGTGCTCCGCTTGCATGATCCATTTCATTTCCCGGCCGTTGGGATTATTGACCGTCAGATGCAGCCAGTGCGCGGCATCCGACATGCCGAAATCCAGCGTATCGTGGTTGACCGGTACGAATTGCGACCGGTGCGCCTCTGACCGGACATCCGCCAGCGTCAGTTGTTTTGTGGGGTCCGCGAAGTGTTCAACATATTTTCCGATGAAGGCTCCGTCCATCGTTTCGGAGGGGGTGAACGCCTCCAGCGCCTCGGCATTGAGCGCGGCGCTGAAAAACAGCGCAAGCCCAAAAAGAAGGGGCGGAATGTTTGTCATGCGTGGCCTTTTCTTGGTGCCACAGGTTTCAACCTGTGGTTGTTTCCGCAGGAAACAAGATGACTCTTGGCCCTTCCGGGCCAACAACAGGATGAATCCTGCTGTACCCGCCAATCC
The sequence above is drawn from the Nitrospinota bacterium genome and encodes:
- a CDS encoding TMEM165/GDT1 family protein, with translation MDMKIVLTTFWLVFLAELGDKTQLATLAFSAGTPSKMSVFLGSAGALVVTSALAVVLGDLLSRYLPVKAMHIAAGGGFLVIGALMLAKELWK
- a CDS encoding response regulator; this translates as MTNIPPLLFGLALFFSAALNAEALEAFTPSETMDGAFIGKYVEHFADPTKQLTLADVRSEAHRSQFVPVNHDTLDFGMSDAAHWLHLTVNNPNGREMKWIMQAEHPPLSHIEVYEISHTGQIRFHEGGNRIPFNRRDIAYRKNAFSMSTIPGTSEIYIKVWGKLRIVANCSLTAWGTNHFLAKNNIETLLLGLYFGALLVMCLYNLFIYFSVRDTVYLIYVTYILLAGLTYFGLNGLAFQYLWPSSPFLGNHSSMLFGIFSFGLAVSFSRSFLDTKVFTPSLDKILMAIVLFCAFDGILSLFEGKSFTFAVTIGYLSTLIFPPLLLYAGIRSLKAGNRQARFYVAAWTMYLTGVLLYFLKDFGVLPYSFITAYSMQIGTLADVILLSLALADRIKILREEKEAAEARTIDILVKSKGELETQVALKTEEHRKAREEAENATRLKDKFVSLVTHDLKSPLSSLTLGLETLHNGDALSPGDRSFVGKMATHSRELLNLTERLLDLSRLQAGRIIPQKRFINCRGFANAQIGLYKTMAAQKEIAIVNDLPDTMKVYADPDLFGECVKNVLSNAVKFCDKGDTITFFNPSDMPSTIAVKDNGPGIAPEKMPSLFAAEMKMRSLGTAGEKGTGIGLPHTKELMEAHGGTITVESEPGKGSTFFLAFPPSFNVTVLVVDDQEVVRAAIKEHCAGIFPGILEAGNGAEALEIIRNVVPHLIITDINMPVMDGLKFIQQVRNGGLARRVPIIAMTSDESWPTPNGMDIRSYCLHIGADDFVNKPVAANDLAPRVNRLLQGAR